The following coding sequences lie in one Kribbella sp. NBC_00709 genomic window:
- a CDS encoding sulfatase, with translation MKRAVMVMYDSLNRRMLPPYGAENVHAPNFSRLAGHTVLFENCYAGSMPCMPARRELHTGRYNFLHRSWGPLEPFDDSMPELLRQHGVHTHLATDHQHYWEDGGATYHNRYSTYEFFRGQEGDRWKGQVGEPDVPETLNGTTFLSRQDWVNRQHLQDESQHSQTLTFDAGIEFIETNLAEDQWFVQIETFDPHEPFFSYEQYRRLLGVDTEQPVFDWPSYRRVIETPEEVERARGEYLSLLAMCDRSLGRVLDLFDQHGLWDDTMLIVCTDHGFLLGERGWWGKSVQPWFDETIHTPLFVWDPRDRAAGVRRDSLVQTIDIAPTLLDYFTVDAPADLHGLPLSGGRERTGALFGAHGGHVNVTDGRYVYMRACADPSNAPLYNYTLMPTHMRARFSTADLRQATLVDGFGFTKGVPLLRVPGPPVGNPWWHGSLLFDLQTDPQQQNPLHDDELELRLCNLMVQLMRDNDAPAEQYERLGLPAEGQVLTEHLLIGHQWDQVQQALQPSVRQTDLEEDSPLRTLTLTDVLDRCPDLLPGHILAGLEGMRRLNPSAPLLEVFAAHPGVTAEMMLALDAALATRKVS, from the coding sequence ATGAAGCGCGCAGTCATGGTCATGTACGACTCGCTCAACCGGCGGATGCTGCCGCCGTACGGCGCGGAGAACGTCCACGCACCGAACTTCAGCCGGCTGGCCGGCCACACCGTGCTGTTCGAGAACTGCTACGCCGGGAGCATGCCCTGCATGCCGGCACGGCGTGAGCTGCACACCGGGCGGTACAACTTCCTGCACCGGTCGTGGGGGCCGCTGGAGCCGTTCGACGACTCGATGCCGGAGCTGTTGCGGCAGCACGGCGTACACACGCATCTGGCGACCGATCACCAGCACTACTGGGAGGACGGCGGTGCGACGTACCACAACAGGTACTCGACGTACGAGTTCTTCCGCGGTCAGGAGGGCGATCGGTGGAAGGGACAGGTCGGTGAGCCCGACGTGCCGGAGACGTTGAACGGTACGACGTTCCTCAGCCGGCAGGACTGGGTGAACCGGCAGCACCTGCAGGACGAGTCACAGCACAGTCAGACGCTGACGTTCGACGCCGGGATCGAGTTCATCGAGACGAACCTCGCCGAGGACCAGTGGTTCGTGCAGATCGAGACGTTCGACCCGCACGAGCCGTTCTTCAGCTACGAGCAGTACCGGCGGTTGCTCGGGGTCGACACGGAGCAGCCGGTGTTCGACTGGCCGTCGTACCGGCGGGTGATCGAGACGCCGGAGGAGGTGGAGCGGGCACGCGGTGAGTACCTGTCGTTGCTGGCGATGTGTGACCGTTCGCTGGGCCGGGTGCTCGATCTGTTCGACCAGCACGGGTTGTGGGACGACACGATGCTGATCGTCTGTACCGACCACGGATTCCTGCTCGGTGAGCGGGGGTGGTGGGGCAAGAGCGTGCAGCCGTGGTTCGACGAGACGATCCACACCCCCTTGTTCGTCTGGGATCCACGCGACCGGGCGGCCGGCGTACGGCGGGACTCGTTGGTGCAGACGATCGACATCGCACCGACGCTTCTCGACTACTTCACCGTCGACGCTCCGGCGGACCTGCACGGCTTGCCACTGTCCGGCGGCCGGGAGCGTACGGGTGCGCTCTTCGGCGCCCACGGTGGCCATGTCAACGTGACGGACGGCCGCTACGTCTACATGCGGGCCTGCGCGGATCCGTCGAACGCGCCGCTCTACAACTACACGCTGATGCCGACCCACATGCGAGCCCGCTTCAGCACCGCGGACCTTCGTCAGGCGACTCTGGTCGACGGGTTCGGATTCACGAAGGGTGTACCTCTCCTCCGTGTTCCAGGCCCACCGGTCGGGAATCCCTGGTGGCACGGCTCGTTGCTGTTCGATCTGCAGACCGATCCGCAGCAGCAGAATCCTCTGCACGACGACGAACTCGAACTGCGCCTGTGCAACCTGATGGTCCAATTGATGCGCGACAACGACGCACCGGCCGAGCAGTACGAACGCCTGGGTCTCCCGGCCGAAGGGCAAGTGCTGACTGAGCATCTGCTGATCGGGCACCAGTGGGATCAGGTGCAACAAGCACTCCAGCCCTCAGTACGCCAGACCGATCTGGAAGAGGATTCTCCGCTGCGAACGCTGACCCTGACCGACGTACTGGATCGCTGCCCGGACCTGCTGCCCGGTCACATCCTCGCCGGGCTCGAGGGGATGCGCCGGCTGAACCCGTCCGCTCCCCTGCTCGAGGTCTTCGCCGCGCATCCGGGCGTGACCGCAGAAATGATGCTGGCGCTCGACGCCGCCCTCGCCACCCGAAAGGTGAGTTGA
- a CDS encoding ATP-binding protein, with translation MELTGRLAECGALGQLVTAVRTGESRALVLSGEAGVGKTALLDYLAGHADGCRVMRTSGVQSEMELAFAGLHQLCAPVLDLLASLPAPQCEALQTVFGISAGPPPDMFLIGLGVLSLLAEAAEQQPLICLVDDQQWLDRCSAQILSFVARRLDAESVGLVFATRQVSQVLSGLPEYSIGGLRDADAHSLLDAVLTSPIDAQVRDQLVAEAHGNPLALLELPRGLQSAGGFGVPGAVGIEESFVRRVNAMPDETRRLLVLAAAEPSGNDALVRRAAGLLDLHLQAAVPASDAGLAEFATRIRFRHPLVRSAAYCSASPAERREVHQALAAVTDAEADPDRRAWHRAQGAAGPDEEIADELERSAGRAQARSGFAATAAFLLRSAALTIDPVKRAGRALAAAQAELQTGAFDSAADLLTMAEAEQLSELQRARADLVHAQLAFLTNRGNDAPQLMLKAAKRLETVDVSLARATYLDALSAAIFAGRLAKPGGDVREVARAAAAAPRPAVVGPADLLLDGNASHYRDGYAAGAETLHKALAGVGDGTTVEEELQLLWMATTSALRLWDADRWEQLSRRHLQLVRETGVLSNVALALTSLAYVSVFAGDLSAAATLTDEARAANEVTGGNLAPYGLLALAAFRGDRDETLALVAATEQDGTRRGEGIGLAFADWAAAVLANGLGRYQDAADAAERAFRDPIDRLSMMLVPSELVEAAVRIGAIDTAHRACQVLGDMANATGTDWALGVYARSRAMISAGDTAERLYKEAIGHLEKTRLKVELARAELVYGEWLRRERRRTDAREHLRTAHAGFEAMGLTGFAERARRELQAAGGTARKRVVPTQSELTAQEAQIARMARDGLSNPEIATRLFISARTVQYHLRKVFSKLNITSRSQLAQVMPPG, from the coding sequence GTGGAACTGACCGGTCGACTTGCGGAGTGCGGTGCGCTCGGACAGCTGGTCACGGCCGTGCGGACCGGAGAGAGCCGCGCCCTGGTGCTGTCGGGAGAGGCAGGGGTCGGCAAGACCGCGCTGCTCGACTACCTGGCCGGTCATGCTGACGGGTGCCGGGTGATGCGGACCTCCGGGGTGCAGTCCGAGATGGAGCTGGCGTTCGCCGGTCTGCACCAGTTGTGTGCGCCCGTGCTGGACCTGCTCGCTAGCCTGCCCGCGCCGCAGTGCGAGGCATTACAGACTGTGTTCGGCATCAGCGCTGGGCCGCCGCCTGACATGTTCCTGATCGGACTGGGCGTGCTGAGCCTGCTGGCCGAGGCCGCGGAGCAGCAGCCGCTGATCTGTCTGGTCGACGACCAGCAGTGGCTGGACCGCTGCTCCGCACAGATCCTGTCCTTCGTGGCTCGTCGGCTCGATGCAGAGTCGGTCGGTCTGGTCTTTGCGACTCGTCAGGTCAGCCAGGTGCTGTCCGGACTGCCGGAGTACTCGATCGGTGGACTCCGCGACGCTGACGCCCACTCGCTACTGGACGCCGTACTCACGTCGCCGATCGACGCGCAGGTGCGCGACCAATTGGTGGCGGAGGCACACGGCAACCCGCTGGCGTTGCTGGAGCTGCCGCGCGGTCTGCAGTCGGCCGGAGGCTTCGGAGTCCCCGGTGCAGTGGGCATCGAGGAGAGCTTTGTCCGACGGGTGAACGCCATGCCCGACGAGACCCGCCGACTCCTCGTCCTCGCGGCAGCAGAGCCCTCCGGCAACGACGCTCTGGTACGCCGCGCTGCCGGACTACTCGATCTGCACCTCCAGGCCGCAGTACCGGCGAGCGATGCGGGACTCGCGGAGTTCGCGACCCGCATCCGCTTCCGGCACCCATTGGTGCGGTCGGCGGCGTACTGCTCGGCGTCACCGGCCGAACGGCGTGAGGTGCATCAGGCACTGGCCGCGGTGACGGACGCCGAAGCCGACCCGGACCGCCGGGCGTGGCACCGGGCTCAGGGAGCGGCTGGCCCGGACGAGGAGATCGCGGACGAGCTGGAGCGATCAGCTGGACGAGCGCAGGCACGGAGTGGGTTCGCCGCGACGGCTGCCTTCTTGCTCCGGTCGGCTGCCCTCACGATCGACCCGGTGAAGCGAGCAGGGCGGGCGCTGGCCGCTGCACAGGCCGAGCTGCAGACCGGTGCGTTCGATTCGGCGGCCGACTTGCTGACGATGGCCGAGGCGGAGCAGCTCAGCGAGCTGCAACGCGCTCGGGCCGACCTGGTGCATGCACAGCTCGCCTTCCTGACCAATCGGGGCAACGATGCGCCGCAGCTGATGCTGAAGGCGGCGAAGCGGCTCGAGACAGTCGATGTCTCCCTCGCGCGAGCGACGTACCTTGATGCGTTGTCAGCGGCGATCTTCGCGGGACGACTGGCCAAGCCTGGCGGCGACGTGCGTGAGGTGGCGCGAGCGGCGGCCGCGGCACCACGGCCGGCAGTGGTCGGGCCGGCGGATCTCCTGCTGGACGGCAACGCATCGCATTACCGGGACGGTTACGCCGCGGGCGCGGAGACGCTGCACAAGGCACTGGCCGGAGTCGGCGACGGGACGACCGTCGAGGAAGAGCTGCAGTTGTTGTGGATGGCAACGACTTCCGCACTGAGGCTCTGGGACGCCGATCGTTGGGAGCAGCTGTCCCGCCGGCACCTGCAGCTCGTGCGCGAGACCGGCGTACTCAGCAACGTCGCGCTGGCGCTGACTTCGCTGGCTTATGTGAGTGTGTTCGCTGGTGACCTGTCGGCGGCCGCGACGCTCACCGACGAGGCTCGGGCGGCGAACGAGGTGACCGGCGGCAACCTGGCGCCGTACGGCCTCCTGGCGCTGGCCGCGTTCCGTGGTGATCGGGACGAGACACTCGCGCTGGTCGCGGCGACCGAGCAGGACGGGACCCGGCGGGGCGAGGGGATCGGGCTGGCCTTCGCGGACTGGGCGGCCGCTGTCCTGGCCAACGGACTCGGCCGCTACCAGGACGCGGCCGACGCGGCGGAGCGGGCGTTCCGGGATCCCATCGACCGGTTGTCGATGATGCTGGTGCCGAGTGAGCTGGTCGAAGCCGCAGTACGGATCGGGGCGATCGACACCGCGCACCGCGCCTGCCAGGTCCTCGGCGACATGGCGAACGCGACCGGCACCGACTGGGCGCTCGGCGTGTACGCACGGTCCCGGGCGATGATCAGTGCGGGCGACACGGCCGAACGCCTGTACAAGGAGGCGATCGGGCACCTGGAGAAGACCAGGCTGAAGGTTGAGCTCGCCCGGGCCGAGCTGGTGTACGGCGAGTGGCTGCGGCGCGAGCGACGCCGTACGGATGCACGTGAGCACCTCCGTACGGCGCACGCCGGCTTCGAAGCGATGGGCCTGACCGGGTTCGCGGAGCGCGCGCGACGAGAACTGCAGGCGGCCGGTGGCACCGCCCGCAAGCGCGTGGTACCCACGCAGAGCGAGCTGACCGCCCAGGAGGCACAGATCGCCCGCATGGCTCGCGACGGTCTCTCCAACCCGGAGATCGCGACCCGCCTGTTCATCAGCGCCCGCACCGTTCAGTACCACCTCCGCAAGGTCTTCTCGAAGCTGAACATCACGTCGCGCAGCCAGCTCGCCCAGGTCATGCCTCCTGGTTGA
- a CDS encoding dipeptide/oligopeptide/nickel ABC transporter permease/ATP-binding protein, whose translation MTARKVLRNPLAIAALAILLVIVLASIFAPLIAPHSPTALRLDKINAGPGSGYLLGGDGAGRDIFSRLLYAGRNTLTGAVIALVVALVLGVISGLLSGYYGGLFDGVLGWGANLLMALPTMIVLLALFQALGSSIYLAMVAFGVMLSPGFHRLVRSQVMAVKHELYVDAARVSGLSDPRIIGRHVLLVVRAPIVIQASVVAGIAIVVQSGLEFLGLGDPGTPTWGGMLQDAFTNIYTSPVAIWWPGITIALTVASLVLLGNAIRDVIQRTDRPRKPPKAPKLAPATPDTDELPLLRITDLSVGYPSGDGYREVVHGIDLDVRHGEVMGLVGESGSGKTQTAFSVLGLLSPGGTLLGHSSIRFDGRELSGLPESERRALRGQRIGYIPQEPMSNLDPCFRVGEQLVEPLRAVSGLSKRAAVAEALHLLERVGIPEPRRTFAAYPHEISGGMAQRVLIAGAVSGKPDLLIADEPTTALDVTVQADVLDLLRGLQTEFGMAMLLVTHNFGVVADICDRVAVMQDGRIVEVNDVRPLFVSPQHPYTQTLLGSTLEDSAPRTRLEVNHA comes from the coding sequence ATGACAGCTCGCAAGGTCCTCCGCAACCCACTCGCGATCGCGGCGCTGGCGATCCTGCTGGTCATCGTGCTGGCGAGCATCTTCGCGCCATTGATCGCACCGCACAGCCCGACCGCGCTCCGGCTCGACAAGATCAACGCCGGTCCGGGCAGTGGCTACCTGCTGGGCGGTGACGGCGCCGGCCGGGACATCTTCAGCCGTCTGCTGTACGCCGGTCGCAACACTCTGACCGGCGCGGTCATCGCACTCGTGGTCGCTCTGGTGCTCGGGGTGATCTCGGGCCTGCTCAGCGGGTACTACGGCGGGCTGTTCGACGGCGTACTGGGTTGGGGCGCCAATCTGCTGATGGCGCTGCCGACGATGATCGTGCTGCTCGCGCTGTTCCAGGCGCTCGGGTCGTCGATCTACCTGGCGATGGTGGCGTTCGGCGTGATGCTCTCCCCCGGCTTCCACCGCCTGGTGCGGAGCCAGGTGATGGCGGTCAAGCACGAGCTGTACGTCGACGCGGCCCGGGTCTCGGGATTGAGCGATCCGCGGATCATCGGCCGGCACGTCCTGCTGGTCGTGCGCGCGCCGATCGTCATCCAGGCCTCGGTCGTAGCCGGGATCGCCATCGTCGTCCAGTCCGGTCTCGAGTTCCTCGGCCTCGGCGATCCGGGAACGCCGACCTGGGGCGGCATGCTGCAGGACGCGTTCACCAACATCTACACGTCGCCGGTCGCGATCTGGTGGCCCGGCATCACGATCGCCCTGACCGTCGCCTCGCTCGTCCTGCTGGGCAATGCGATTCGCGACGTCATCCAGCGCACCGACCGGCCGCGCAAGCCCCCGAAAGCGCCGAAGCTCGCTCCCGCGACCCCGGACACCGACGAGCTGCCGCTGCTGCGGATCACGGATCTGTCGGTCGGGTACCCGAGCGGTGACGGCTACCGCGAGGTCGTGCACGGCATCGACCTCGACGTCCGGCACGGAGAGGTGATGGGCCTGGTCGGCGAATCCGGGTCCGGCAAGACCCAGACTGCGTTCTCGGTCCTGGGTCTGCTGTCGCCGGGCGGCACGTTGCTGGGTCACAGCAGTATCCGGTTCGACGGCCGCGAGTTGTCCGGCCTTCCCGAGAGCGAACGCCGGGCCCTGCGTGGCCAGCGGATCGGGTACATCCCGCAGGAGCCGATGTCGAACCTCGACCCGTGCTTCCGGGTGGGTGAACAGTTGGTCGAGCCGTTGCGCGCGGTGAGCGGTCTGTCCAAGCGGGCGGCCGTCGCGGAGGCGCTGCACCTGCTGGAGCGAGTCGGCATCCCCGAGCCCCGGCGTACGTTCGCCGCCTACCCGCACGAGATCTCCGGAGGTATGGCGCAACGGGTGCTGATCGCCGGTGCGGTGTCGGGCAAGCCGGATCTGCTGATCGCGGACGAGCCGACGACCGCGCTGGACGTGACCGTGCAGGCCGACGTACTCGACCTGCTGCGCGGTCTGCAGACCGAGTTCGGGATGGCGATGCTGCTGGTCACGCACAACTTCGGCGTGGTCGCGGACATCTGCGACCGGGTGGCCGTGATGCAGGACGGGCGGATCGTCGAGGTCAACGACGTCCGGCCGTTGTTCGTGAGTCCCCAGCATCCCTACACGCAGACGCTGCTCGGCTCGACGCTCGAGGACAGCGCACCACGCACCCGACTCGAGGTGAATCATGCTTGA
- a CDS encoding DUF427 domain-containing protein: MGLAWQQGPLGVGAIGRFLVPVELPERLLFAEPLRRRMRVRFGDNWIADSEDVVLLHEPGRYPVAYFPLADVVADVLQAEDRTTRHKDLGETSWYTVTAGKSQKARAAWQHTGLPDYASDLKGRVAFAWRAMDAFYEEDERIVGHAADAYHRIDIRQTSRHLIVRDGYRIVADSSRPLVLYESGFAPRWYVPREDVDETALTPVEGQTFCPYKGLCSYYADRAAWSYEDAWTEVRRISGMVSFEPDKLEVELDGKRLRLEPGQSVVSHGVDRDLTVEELSG, from the coding sequence ATGGGTCTGGCATGGCAACAAGGTCCTTTAGGGGTAGGGGCGATCGGGCGGTTCCTGGTACCGGTCGAACTGCCGGAGCGGCTGCTGTTCGCGGAGCCGTTGCGCCGGCGGATGCGAGTGCGATTCGGCGACAACTGGATCGCGGACAGTGAGGACGTCGTACTGCTGCATGAGCCGGGCCGGTACCCGGTGGCGTACTTCCCGCTGGCGGACGTCGTGGCCGACGTACTGCAGGCAGAGGACCGTACGACGCGGCACAAGGACCTGGGCGAGACGTCCTGGTACACCGTGACGGCCGGCAAGTCGCAGAAGGCGCGGGCAGCGTGGCAGCACACCGGCCTGCCGGACTACGCGAGTGACCTGAAAGGACGGGTCGCGTTCGCGTGGCGGGCCATGGACGCGTTCTACGAAGAGGACGAGCGGATCGTCGGTCACGCGGCGGACGCGTACCACCGGATCGACATCCGGCAGACCAGCCGCCACCTGATCGTCCGGGACGGCTACCGGATCGTGGCGGACTCGTCGCGTCCCCTGGTGCTGTACGAGTCGGGCTTCGCGCCGCGCTGGTACGTGCCGCGGGAGGACGTCGACGAGACTGCGCTGACACCCGTCGAAGGCCAGACGTTCTGTCCGTACAAGGGCCTGTGCAGCTACTACGCGGACCGCGCCGCGTGGTCGTACGAGGACGCGTGGACCGAGGTACGCCGGATCTCCGGGATGGTGTCGTTCGAGCCGGACAAGCTCGAGGTGGAGCTGGACGGGAAGCGGCTTCGGCTGGAGCCTGGTCAGAGTGTCGTGTCGCACGGCGTCGACCGTGATCTGACTGTGGAGGAGCTGTCCGGATGA
- a CDS encoding SDR family oxidoreductase, translated as MTLDGKTVLVIGRGGGIAQAVTLAVRDAGAQVVAAGRSQDKLKAAYDGEPGISTEYVDLTDEASIAALGERLGTIDHIVSTASARARGKIADLDRDAVRASFDTKVIGPLMLAKHLAPRINAGGSLTLFSGVAAAKIAVGTLAVAITNGAADVLARSLALELAPIRVNAVSPGVIDTGAWDGLGAGRDDYFRDISERNPARRIGTADDVAQTVLFALTNSFVTGTTLRVDGGEPLI; from the coding sequence ATGACACTCGACGGCAAGACAGTCCTGGTGATCGGACGCGGTGGCGGCATCGCCCAGGCGGTGACCCTGGCCGTCCGGGATGCGGGCGCGCAGGTGGTCGCCGCCGGCCGCAGCCAGGACAAGCTGAAGGCGGCGTACGACGGGGAGCCCGGGATCAGCACCGAGTACGTCGACCTGACCGACGAGGCCTCGATCGCGGCGCTCGGCGAGCGGCTCGGGACCATCGACCACATCGTCTCGACCGCGTCGGCCCGGGCCCGCGGGAAGATCGCGGACCTCGACCGGGACGCCGTCCGGGCGTCGTTCGACACCAAGGTGATCGGCCCGCTGATGCTGGCCAAGCACCTCGCGCCCCGGATCAACGCGGGCGGCTCGCTGACGCTCTTCTCCGGTGTCGCGGCCGCGAAGATCGCCGTCGGCACCCTCGCCGTGGCGATCACGAACGGCGCGGCCGACGTACTGGCCCGGTCGCTGGCGCTGGAGCTGGCGCCGATCCGGGTGAACGCGGTCTCCCCGGGTGTCATCGACACCGGCGCCTGGGACGGGCTCGGTGCCGGCCGGGACGACTACTTCCGGGACATCAGCGAGCGCAACCCGGCCCGGCGGATCGGTACTGCGGACGACGTCGCGCAGACCGTCCTGTTCGCGCTGACCAATTCCTTCGTGACCGGTACGACGCTGCGGGTCGACGGCGGCGAACCGCTGATCTGA
- a CDS encoding sulfatase family protein, with protein sequence MPRPNIVFVMSDDHAAHAISAYGSKVNSTPQLDRLAQDGVRMDATYCTNSICSPSRASILTGTYSHVNGVASIFTEIDYRVPTFAEVLKDAGYQTALFGKWHLGERPESAPRHFDAWRVFPGQGEYVDPLMLGLDGAETVPGYATDIVTDQSIDWIRQRDPERPFLLLVHHKAPHRPWVPDEKHKDLYPVGSIPEPSTLFDDHSTRSQAVRGVRMSVADDLGADELGEDLPDELRGPENREARMRWKYQRYLRDYLQCVQSIDDNVGRLLDVLDDEGLGENTVVVYTSDQGFFLGDHGWFDKRLMFDESLQMPMMIRWPAVIPAGGTCDAMVTNVDFAATFLDMAGLDDMPTSQGRSFLPVLRGEEVPDWPDAIYYRYWEHDDPIHHAPAHYGVRTKEYKLIHYYGAGLGVPGSSERLFESEWELYDLRKDPEELVNVADDPAYAETRAALTAQLAEMQAHYADTPYSGPETRRPEWSWADEKSLRQVAEYTKRLNQEA encoded by the coding sequence ATGCCACGCCCGAACATTGTCTTCGTCATGTCCGACGACCACGCCGCGCACGCGATCTCGGCGTACGGGAGCAAGGTCAACAGCACGCCGCAGCTGGACCGGCTGGCCCAGGACGGGGTGCGGATGGATGCGACGTACTGCACGAACTCGATCTGCTCGCCGTCGCGGGCGTCGATCCTGACCGGTACCTACAGCCACGTGAACGGGGTCGCGTCGATCTTCACCGAGATCGACTACCGCGTCCCGACGTTCGCCGAGGTGCTGAAGGACGCCGGCTACCAGACGGCTCTGTTCGGCAAGTGGCATCTCGGTGAGCGGCCCGAGTCGGCGCCGCGGCACTTCGACGCGTGGCGGGTCTTCCCCGGTCAGGGCGAGTACGTCGACCCGCTGATGCTCGGGCTGGACGGAGCCGAGACCGTGCCCGGGTACGCCACCGACATCGTCACCGACCAGAGCATCGACTGGATCCGCCAGCGGGACCCGGAGCGGCCGTTCCTGCTGCTGGTGCACCACAAGGCACCGCACCGGCCGTGGGTGCCGGACGAGAAGCACAAGGACCTCTATCCAGTCGGATCGATCCCGGAGCCGAGCACTCTGTTCGACGACCACAGCACGCGCAGCCAGGCGGTCCGCGGCGTCCGCATGTCCGTTGCGGACGACCTTGGCGCGGACGAGCTCGGTGAGGACCTGCCGGACGAGCTACGCGGTCCAGAGAACCGGGAGGCGCGGATGCGGTGGAAGTACCAGCGCTATCTGCGTGACTACCTGCAGTGCGTGCAGTCGATCGACGACAACGTCGGGCGACTCCTCGACGTACTGGACGACGAAGGGCTCGGGGAGAACACGGTTGTCGTCTACACCTCCGACCAGGGGTTCTTCCTCGGGGATCACGGGTGGTTCGACAAGCGGCTGATGTTCGACGAGTCGCTGCAGATGCCGATGATGATCCGGTGGCCGGCGGTGATCCCGGCCGGTGGCACGTGCGACGCGATGGTCACCAACGTGGACTTCGCGGCCACGTTCCTCGACATGGCCGGGCTGGACGACATGCCCACCTCACAGGGCCGGAGCTTCCTGCCGGTACTACGTGGTGAGGAGGTCCCGGATTGGCCGGACGCGATCTACTACCGGTACTGGGAGCACGATGACCCGATCCACCACGCTCCGGCGCACTACGGCGTGCGGACGAAGGAGTACAAGCTGATCCACTACTACGGCGCCGGTCTCGGCGTACCGGGGTCGTCGGAGCGGCTCTTCGAGTCGGAGTGGGAGCTGTACGACCTGCGCAAGGACCCGGAGGAGCTGGTCAACGTCGCCGACGATCCGGCGTACGCCGAGACTCGCGCAGCGCTGACCGCACAGCTGGCCGAGATGCAAGCCCACTACGCGGACACGCCGTACAGCGGTCCGGAGACACGGCGACCCGAGTGGTCGTGGGCGGACGAGAAGTCGCTACGCCAGGTCGCGGAGTACACGAAGCGTCTCAACCAGGAGGCATGA
- a CDS encoding ATP-binding cassette domain-containing protein, whose product MLEASNVVVEYAGRSRRTKGFRALHEVSFDIKPHETLGLVGESGSGKTTIGRAVLGLVPVSSGSIRFDGQELVGMSRRERRRLSDDIQVVFQDPYSSLNPSMTVEDILVEPLVARGSLGRSTASERVRTLLDQVALPQDAVGRLPREFSGGQRQRIAIARALALRPKLIVCDEPVSALDLSTQARVLDLFISIQEETGVAYLFISHDLAVVRHISHRVAVLYRGDIVESGDAGDVTERPEHPYTQRLLMAAPIPDPDRQAVRREERRELLASEAAG is encoded by the coding sequence ATGCTTGAGGCCAGCAACGTTGTCGTCGAGTACGCCGGGCGCAGCCGGCGGACGAAGGGCTTCCGGGCCTTGCACGAAGTGTCGTTCGACATCAAGCCGCACGAGACGCTCGGACTGGTCGGTGAGTCCGGGTCCGGCAAGACCACGATCGGGCGGGCCGTCCTCGGCCTGGTCCCGGTCAGCTCCGGCTCGATCCGGTTCGACGGGCAGGAGCTGGTCGGGATGTCGCGCCGGGAGCGCCGGCGGCTGAGTGACGACATCCAGGTCGTGTTCCAGGATCCGTACAGCTCGCTGAACCCGTCGATGACCGTCGAGGACATCCTGGTCGAACCGCTGGTCGCCCGTGGTTCGCTCGGTCGCAGTACGGCGAGTGAGCGGGTCCGCACCTTGCTCGACCAGGTCGCTCTGCCACAGGACGCGGTAGGCCGGTTGCCACGGGAGTTCTCCGGCGGTCAGCGGCAGCGCATCGCGATCGCCCGGGCGCTGGCGCTGCGGCCCAAACTCATAGTCTGCGACGAACCCGTGTCCGCGCTGGACCTGTCCACGCAGGCGCGGGTACTCGACCTGTTCATCTCGATCCAGGAGGAGACCGGCGTGGCCTACCTGTTCATCTCGCACGACCTCGCGGTCGTCCGGCACATCAGCCACCGGGTCGCGGTCCTGTACCGCGGCGACATCGTCGAGTCCGGCGACGCGGGCGACGTGACCGAGCGGCCCGAACACCCTTACACGCAACGCCTCCTGATGGCCGCACCCATCCCGGACCCGGACCGGCAGGCGGTACGCCGGGAGGAACGGCGTGAGCTGCTGGCCAGTGAGGCGGCCGGATGA